Proteins from a single region of Pseudomonas sp. 10S4:
- a CDS encoding DUF2388 domain-containing protein translates to MRSPLIAATLGLLLLADVAQAHTLVATSNMIIRATQRTLDFTSDTTTSIRDSKIVREAHDDAASFVASDGDIRGAHLEEAFNTLRTRVPEARDASDQVLAEAILAL, encoded by the coding sequence ATGCGTAGCCCGCTGATTGCTGCCACCCTTGGCTTGCTGTTGTTGGCCGACGTGGCCCAGGCGCACACCCTGGTAGCCACCAGTAACATGATCATTCGCGCCACCCAGCGCACGCTTGATTTCACTTCTGATACCACCACGTCCATCCGTGATTCGAAGATCGTGCGCGAAGCTCACGACGACGCGGCCAGTTTCGTCGCCAGCGATGGCGATATTCGTGGCGCGCATCTGGAAGAGGCCTTCAATACCCTGCGCACCCGCGTACCTGAAGCCCGCGACGCCAGTGATCAGGTCCTCGCCGAAGCCATCCTCGCACTGTGA
- a CDS encoding DUF2388 domain-containing protein — MSRLRLLSVAALLAVAANAHASSFIVTTDAVVGALKSSSDATSNLSSSLRDNKIVRAARDDAASFVASSGDIRGVKLESAFDEIHRQAPQLNATDAQLAQAILAI; from the coding sequence ATGTCCCGTCTTCGTCTGCTGAGCGTTGCTGCCCTGCTCGCCGTGGCTGCCAATGCCCACGCTTCCAGCTTTATCGTGACCACCGACGCCGTCGTTGGCGCTCTAAAATCCAGCTCCGACGCCACCTCCAATCTCTCTTCGTCACTGCGCGACAACAAAATTGTGCGTGCAGCTCGTGATGACGCCGCCAGTTTTGTCGCCAGCAGCGGCGACATTCGTGGCGTGAAACTGGAAAGCGCATTTGACGAAATCCACCGTCAAGCACCTCAGCTGAACGCTACTGACGCACAACTCGCCCAGGCCATCCTGGCGATCTAA
- a CDS encoding DUF2388 domain-containing protein, with the protein MRFLSNLLSIPLFLLACWSGAAQAFDAFNLSTQGTVVSGYATSMVTSAPFDHKLLIAAQDDAAAFIASDGQLRGAQLESALVYLRRSQPKLHASDLELAQAILVQ; encoded by the coding sequence ATGCGTTTTCTTTCAAATCTGTTGTCCATTCCGTTGTTTCTTCTGGCCTGCTGGTCTGGCGCCGCCCAGGCTTTCGACGCCTTCAACCTGTCTACACAAGGCACCGTGGTCAGTGGTTACGCCACAAGCATGGTGACCTCTGCGCCCTTCGACCATAAACTGCTGATCGCCGCTCAGGATGACGCTGCGGCTTTCATTGCCAGTGACGGCCAACTGCGAGGAGCGCAACTGGAATCCGCCCTGGTTTACCTGCGCCGGAGCCAGCCAAAACTTCATGCCAGCGACCTTGAACTGGCACAAGCAATTCTCGTCCAATAG